DNA from Desertibacillus haloalkaliphilus:
GTAAAAATAAGGGACATTATAATAAGATTTAGCAATGTTTCTTTTAACATCCTCATTTAAATTTCGATATAGTTTAGAAATAAATCCGATTGGAGTAACCTCTACTGCTGCCCATATCGGTATATTTCCATCGTACTTTTTAAAATGGTGTTCGATAAAGAGTTCACCTTTTCTACTTCGTTTAATTAACCTTTCCAACTCTTCTAGAAAGTCCCGATGATATATCTCGTTAATAAAGTTCTCTTTATCTTTATAGCCAAGTACACCAAATTTATGAGCAATGTCATATGAAATATGGGTACGGAATGCTATTTCAATGGTTTCTAAAACGCCCAACAATAGAAGCCTTAGTCGCCTATCGAACTCATATATAGATGTTAATTTATTGAATGACGAACCCTCCATATATCGATCTTTTATCAGAGGATCTTTAAATGTTAATCCATAGGCTACTAAGCGATAATATTTAACTCTTCGCAAAAATTCTCTGCGTATTCGGAATTTTCAACATATAAATTTCTACTTTTTAATATTTCCACTTGTTTTTTAACCGTAGTGGGCTTTTTCATTTCCACTCCATTTTCTTCCGATCCCATTTATTTTCTCCTTAAAAACAAAATGACCCACCTTGGTCCGCATTGTTAAGAGGCGTGGTGGGTTCTGTTATTATTATAATAATACTTATTTTTATAGTAGTCAACATTAACTATTCTATCATAGCGCGAAAGAGGACACCTTCCTCACGGTCAATGGTTACGATAAAGCCATTTTTTTTGATATTCTTGTTTGTCGGTGATCTGTACCGTTCCGACATCATCATAATAAGCGAAATACTCGATGAACAGTTCCTGCTTTTCTTCTAGCGTTGGATGTGGGGCATGGGTGATTTTTCTACCTTATAACCATTAAGGTCAATTATGTTCGAATCCGACATATGTAGTACACCTTCCATTATGAATTTATAATTACTTTTTTACCTGGAATTTGCGTTTAAGATTATACTAGGTTTTGTACCTTTTTCAGTAAGTGGAATAAAAGTTCCATCTCCTATCCGATCAACATGTGTCATCTCAATTTCCTCAGATAAAAATTCTAAATAGATCATCAGCAATGGGTAAATACGTGGCGTTCCCTGAGAAAATGTTTCACTGGGTGCCCCATGCTTATTGATAAGATTTTAACAAATTTCTTTGGCATTTAACCCCTTATTTATGCCATCAAGGATTCGATCATGATAAACAGGGCCAAAACTCCGAACCATCTTAGGTAATTGGCTTGTCGCAGTGTCTTCCTGTGATACGTTTTCGTCATTGGGGACATGATCGCCAAACAAACTTAACTGTTCCATCCTTTAGAACCTTCCTCGTATTCCATTGATTATTGCGGATTTTTTAACAACTTATGTGCAACAAATTCTTCTAAAGACATACCGAGCTCCTTGGCTTCTTTCTTCAACCGATCCTTATCTTCAGAAGGGATATACGTCTTAACAACTTCTAAGTCGCTATCGATAAAGATTTCTTCCGGCAATGTCGTGAGCTTACCTTCTGTGAGGTGTTGCTGTATCAAAGCCATTTCCCCATGGTTATCGTTTTGGTTTAATGGAATCAACGTCGGCTTAACCTTTACCTTGATTGAATGATCTTCGTTGATCACCTTCATATTTTGCGGCCCAACATTTTTAATGAAGAACTCAAGTAAAGAGTATACTGGAGACTTCACGTGTGGTGGTTTCGGAAATGTGAACGTGGCATAGCCTCTCTTTTGATTGACTTTAAGATGAGGGAACTCGATCAGGGGTTGATATCCTCGTTGTTCTAAATCATCCGTGTGGATCTTTTCGAATGATGTTGTAACTGCAACCCCTTCTCCATCAGAGAATTCCATAATTCTTGCAAAGTCATTGTTAGTGTTGTTCTTAAAGGGCTGAAATAGAAAGTAACCTGTTTGTCTTGAATAAAAAGAGCTTTTTTCCCTTTTCTTCTGTTGAAATGATTTCTTAAACGATTCAAAGTTCTCTTCCTGAACGAAGTTACGCACTCGTCCACGGTATTCTTGTCGGTCCGATGGTAAGGTGCCGTCATGAATATACTTTAAAATAGTATTTATCGAGACACCGAGCTCATCTGCGATGTCCTTCGTTGTAAGACCTGGCTTACGAAACTCTTCTCTAATTCGTTCAACTTCTTCAATTGAAAAACGATAACCACCATGAATATGTTTATACTTTTTGTTATAAGGACGAAAATTTTCATTTTTAATATTGTTATAGACAGCGGGCTCGCTGATATTAAGTATGGATGCTACATCTTTGACTGTAAAAAATTCTTTATGGTCCATCATACATTCACTAACCTTCCTAATTTAATTTTTACAAGAATACGACTAACTATTATTCGGCTATAAAACTCCCTATCAGGTAAACCCCATCTATAAATTCAGAATTAATTTCTTCTTAGATCCCCTGAGCAACATCCACTTTTTGTCATTATGGAAAATATCCCTACTAAAATTCACTACATAATTTGATATTTAAATTAACATTTATAGTATTGTCTATACCTACCTTTAATTTATCATTTATTAGAACTCATTTAAATATTAAATGAATAAAAAAGTACAAATGAAATGATAATAACTATAATACTTATATAATCTATATCTTATATTATTTTATAGTAGAAAAATTGGGTATTTTTCTTTCTTATAATAAGAAAGGTTAATCTTTTGTATTACTAAAGTTCATTAGTCTTATATGGTAGAATTTAAATACATATAAAAATATTTTATTCCATTTGAGGTGTTAAAAGTGTCAATTGAACAAAGTCAGTTATTGTCATTGATTCAAGGTAGATTAAATGAAGTAACTAATGATATAAAGATTGAGCATGTCTTAAATGAGTTAAAACCAGTCCTCGTTAATAAACATCAGATGGATCAATTTGAAATCATCATGACGAATAATGAACGCTACGGTAGACCGAAGCTAGACTCCCTATCCGATCTCGAAGTCATTTATTGCTTTGTCCATCAAGACACGCATATTGATGAGGAGGATAACCGAACACTTGAAAGTAATAAGGAGTATTTAAGAGATTTACTTCAGTTTTATATGCAGCTGCACGTAAATAAAACGTTTATCCAGGAGGATGTCGTTGGTTTTAAAGAGGGATCACTATTCAAAAACCTACACCCACGACACGTCACTAGTTATCACAATTGGTTAAAAGAAGGTGTGAATGTTCGAGGAAAAGAAGGATACAGCAAAAGCACGAGACGTCGTAAGGTTGCGGTCATTAAAAGTTTTTTACGATGGTTATATGAGAACGATTATATTGAATTGCCGTTACATGGGGCCTTTAAAAGGGAGAAGAATAAAAGTGATGACTTTCCAAAACGTGATTTAAGCTATCAAGAAGTACGGAGTCTCATCGATTACTATGATGACCATCCTATTAATAGTTGTTTGATCGTTTTATTAGCAACGACAGGTTTACGAATACGTGAAATTGCCAATGCTAGATTTAACGATCTCTATTACAACAGCTCAGTCGGAGGCTTTTATTTACAAGTCATCGGAAAAGGAAATGTACCAAGGCGGGCGTATATTATGGGTCCTACATTGCAACGAATCAAAGAGTTTAGAGAATGCCGAGGGTTTAGTCACGAGATCAATCCAAATGATGATTCACCTTTACTTCCCAATCGCCAAAGGGACTTTTACAATTACAAATACTTGAGTAATTACGTTGTTAAAATCATTAAAGCAGCTGGTGAGTCAGGAGATCCACGATTGGAATGGATCAAGCATAAAGAAAAGCAAGTTAGTCCTCATTGGTTCCGCCATTACTTTGTGACCATTAGTGAAAAGAAAGCGAATAGTTTATCAGATGTCCAACGATCCGTGGGTCATAAATCAAGATCAACGACTGAACGGTACTTACAAAAGGATTATGATGATCGTAATAATGTTGGATTGTTGTGGGATGAAGAGGATTATGTTTAATGAAGTTATAATTATAGTTCTAATTCTTTCATCATTTTAATAATAAAAAATTCATATTCATCTTAAAGATATCAATTAATTAAATATAAAAGATCAATTTTAAATAAAGAATTCAATAAATATAAAGAGAGATTCAAATTCTTTGTGGAGACGATGGATACAAGGTTTTTGAGAGTTTTTAAGAACCAGTAAGATCAAATAATTAACAATACACATTCTAGCTAATTCAATAATTAACATCTACACACCATGATTTAAAAGAATTAAGAAACTAACAAGGGTCTCTATAAAGATTACACATATTCACAACCATATATATAAAAGTCTATAAGTTTAAAATCTCGGGTTATTTTCTAGCATTTGCTTAAAAGTCTTATAGAAATAAAAAAAGAAGCAAAGAATAACTTTGCTTCTTACTTATTTATTTAAGTACAATTTTTTAGGAACGACGAATAAGCCTTTTTATCATGATTTTTAAAAAGGCTTGTATTGATCTAACTCATAAAGAGATAGATCAGGTTGATTTTTCGTTTGATTGTACTCATCGACATAGGCATTAATACGCTCTTCACGTGTAGTCGATGTTTTAAAGATCGTTTTAATCCGATCGCGCATGGTTGTTCGGAAGTAAGCACCAATAGATTTTATTTTAAATGTTGGGACTTCCTTATACTGCTTCTCGATGTTCTGGAGTGAATCGATAAACACGTCCCTTATAATGCGGCTACTCTTCTTTTCATTTAAGAAGGCTACTTTTCGGATAACCTCTTGTCGGAATGCGACTAATACATCCCTCGTATCCTTTTTCTTATGAGGAACTTTTATAGCATCTAAAAATTGAGTGAGCGATTCCCCATACTTTGCCATCATTTGGCGAACACTGAAATCCTCTACATCAATTAGGTATTCCGTTCTTAGTGTAAAATCATACTTAGCTACACGGACTTGGTTTCCACGTACTTCTTTGCCTACTTCTTCAATATGAAAAATCGGTTGTAATACATCTATCATTTCACGAACAGCCTTCGCTTCACGTTTGTATAACTTCTCTTTTAATGTACCCATTGTATAACGAAGAACATTTTGATCCTTATTTTTGTTTCGTGAAACCATGACTCGAAAACGATCGAGGAGGCTAAGCATGAAAATGATACCTCGCACATTGTTGCTAGGAACAAATCTAGCGAATACATTTGAGTCTAAAATTGCACGAGGTACTCTGAAGTAGTTAAACTTCGTTTCAGACGAGTTTAACTCTTCATATTCGCAAATACGATAGTACGGCATGTCATTTATAATGATCTCCTCCACAAAATGACAGCGTTCAAGCCATTTTAACCCACTATAAAGGGTATGGTAGGAGACTCCTAATACCGAAGACCACTCAGAAAGGGAGTATTCGCGTAATATTCCTCTGCTATCAGCTTCTGAAAGCATGGTTAAGAAAACTGTCCAAGCCGACGAGGGAAGGTCGCACTGCTTTAAACGTTTATAATGCTGCACAAAAAAGCGAAATCCGTCCATTTTAAATGTAGCTTTATGTAATCTAATTCCTGGATTCATACGACCTTCCCTCCTTTCCTACCATGCTGATACTAGTACAAAATCATTTTGGTTATTTAGAGTCCATACGACAGAATTGGATAATTTCCCCTCCAATTTGTTGTTGTCATTATAGCAGAATGTTAGAATGAGTGTTTTTCTCTAATATACCCGTACAAAATTTTGTACATGCCCCTTAAAAACGTGATTATATCAAGTGCTAGGAGATTTCCTAAAAAAAAATTCGTTTGAACTCGCTCGTCTTAAGATTGTACACCCCGTACAAAATTAGTTACTTACCTTGATGATGAAATTTAGACTCTACCTACTGATACAATCATGTTTTTATGTGTTACGGAGTTCTTATATGTATCGATCGTTTGAACCGTCTCGTCTTAGGGTGTACAAAATCGTTTGAACTCACTCGTCCTGAATGTGCATTCATTATGTACTGGTCGTTTTCAGAAAGGTGAAAATATTGTTGTTTTATGGTGAGTATAAATAGGAATTTCCCTATTAAGATCAGTATGAAATGCTGGAATTATTCATTGCAGACTCTTTACAAATGGCTTTATACCAGGGTTTTTTGAACGAATTAAATTTTACCGATACTAGTATCGTTTTTTTTGTTTTAAAAAATATATGGTAAGAGTATTTTAAAAAGGTTGTTTGAAAGAGCTCGTCTTTCTGTTACAAATCGTTTGAACTCACTCGTCTTAGCAAAGTACATGGATTGAACTCGCTCGTCTTAGTAAAGTACATGGATTGAACTCGCTCGTCTTAGCAAAGTACATGGATTGAACTCACTCGTCTTAGTAAAGTGCATAGTTTGAACCAGTTCGTCCCGTTCATGGTTCAAAAGATAAGAAAGTCCATTGTCATGCATGTTCGTTTTGTACTATGATGAAAAAACATAATAGTAAAGGAGGGGGGAAGATGAGAGGAAATAAAGTGATTTATAAGTATATGATCGAATTAGTACGTCCTTTATTTGACTCATTTATTATAGAAAAATGGGAAACTATGTTAGAAAGTAATCATATGAATCATAGTCCATCACTTATTATGTTAGATCGTGTAATTCGAAGCATAGCCGAAGATGAAGGGATAACGGTTCAAGAGTTGGGGATGACTGTACATTATGAAGAGAGAATTCACTACTTTATCGATCCTATCGTAGAAACAGAGTTTTCGGATGCTGTTAACCACCCCCTTCCTACTTACGATAATCAATTAGCTACTAATGATACCATAACTGCTTATGATGAGAACGTTGTTGAAGTTCCTTACGATAAAGTGATTGAGATGAAATCAAAAAATTTTCTTGAGTCAGGGAACACGTTTGATTATTACCATATTAGGGATGCATTATCGAAAGGGAAGTTTACTATTGTTGATGATATCCTTACTTTTGAAATCAAAAGTAATAAGGGAAATAAAAGTGTTAGTGCATATATTGAGGATTGGAAATCACTAGCCGTTGATAATGAAATTTCATTGCTTGATGACTATACCGCAGATGTGTTAGATATCATTACGATTTTTTATATCAACCATACGGATAATAACCATTCTTGGTTAACGTTTAGCAGTGATCAAGTGTTAAACTTAAAGAATATTCAAGGAAGAAAACAGATTGAAGATGGGTATCAGACCAATTTTCGTATAGAAAAGAAGAAGGAAATCATGAGACGAATGGATCTCTTATCTAAAATAAGAGTAAACACTAAAAATACATACTATAAAGAAGTTGAAGAAGGGTCTGATAAAATTCATAGTGTGAGATTGAGAGAGTCAGAGCCGTTATTTTTAACAAAAGGGATTACAACTGCGGAAATTGATGGTGAAAAAACGGGTATTTATGAATTTGTAATTCGTCCTAATGAGTTTTTAGCAAGTTCGTTAGTCGGTGATAATAAGATTACCGCTTATATAGGTCAAAAAATTCTACATTATAAGCATACAACTGAAAAATATCATAAACGTT
Protein-coding regions in this window:
- a CDS encoding Abi family protein, which encodes MRRVKYYRLVAYGLTFKDPLIKDRYMEGSSFNKLTSIYEFDRRLRLLLLGVLETIEIAFRTHISYDIAHKFGVLGYKDKENFINEIYHRDFLEELERLIKRSRKGELFIEHHFKKYDGNIPIWAAVEVTPIGFISKLYRNLNEDVKRNIAKSYYNVPYFYLESWLQTLSNVRNVCAHYGRLYNKELTFKPKLFREEKRQFDNKMVYAAIYIIQRLLTKTDGSRFVNDLETLIHAYEDDIEFLHIGFPTNWNELLLEINKQKLF
- a CDS encoding helix-turn-helix domain-containing protein, which produces MMDHKEFFTVKDVASILNISEPAVYNNIKNENFRPYNKKYKHIHGGYRFSIEEVERIREEFRKPGLTTKDIADELGVSINTILKYIHDGTLPSDRQEYRGRVRNFVQEENFESFKKSFQQKKREKSSFYSRQTGYFLFQPFKNNTNNDFARIMEFSDGEGVAVTTSFEKIHTDDLEQRGYQPLIEFPHLKVNQKRGYATFTFPKPPHVKSPVYSLLEFFIKNVGPQNMKVINEDHSIKVKVKPTLIPLNQNDNHGEMALIQQHLTEGKLTTLPEEIFIDSDLEVVKTYIPSEDKDRLKKEAKELGMSLEEFVAHKLLKNPQ
- a CDS encoding tyrosine-type recombinase/integrase, which produces MSIEQSQLLSLIQGRLNEVTNDIKIEHVLNELKPVLVNKHQMDQFEIIMTNNERYGRPKLDSLSDLEVIYCFVHQDTHIDEEDNRTLESNKEYLRDLLQFYMQLHVNKTFIQEDVVGFKEGSLFKNLHPRHVTSYHNWLKEGVNVRGKEGYSKSTRRRKVAVIKSFLRWLYENDYIELPLHGAFKREKNKSDDFPKRDLSYQEVRSLIDYYDDHPINSCLIVLLATTGLRIREIANARFNDLYYNSSVGGFYLQVIGKGNVPRRAYIMGPTLQRIKEFRECRGFSHEINPNDDSPLLPNRQRDFYNYKYLSNYVVKIIKAAGESGDPRLEWIKHKEKQVSPHWFRHYFVTISEKKANSLSDVQRSVGHKSRSTTERYLQKDYDDRNNVGLLWDEEDYV
- a CDS encoding helix-turn-helix domain-containing protein; protein product: MRGNKVIYKYMIELVRPLFDSFIIEKWETMLESNHMNHSPSLIMLDRVIRSIAEDEGITVQELGMTVHYEERIHYFIDPIVETEFSDAVNHPLPTYDNQLATNDTITAYDENVVEVPYDKVIEMKSKNFLESGNTFDYYHIRDALSKGKFTIVDDILTFEIKSNKGNKSVSAYIEDWKSLAVDNEISLLDDYTADVLDIITIFYINHTDNNHSWLTFSSDQVLNLKNIQGRKQIEDGYQTNFRIEKKKEIMRRMDLLSKIRVNTKNTYYKEVEEGSDKIHSVRLRESEPLFLTKGITTAEIDGEKTGIYEFVIRPNEFLASSLVGDNKITAYIGQKILHYKHTTEKYHKRLARYLDWRWGTTYNNLNKLTRIQTKIETILEHIHYHDYGGYPKRVREHFESILNKLQKDGLVKDWDYVKELDESRMGRHHPNWFKEYWLQQEVWIEPPEELIEIYNTEQGVGLLSNFVRDQQVIDVNVSEDSIQNSVVSSDWDIKKQEVQVTPETMKAIRQKRRLSLTQASKEIGVPRQSLSRYEKGEVRNPQKNTFKKFESWVQKNS